From a region of the Tautonia rosea genome:
- a CDS encoding GNAT family N-acetyltransferase: MKESPSSSRLPVRRGPVEFCQGSEADHEAIYQTLLHVFHGPDREAFLGSLSDPSYKPEQRLLARVDGKVASHAHLTERIVRYGSVALAMNGVMWVGTLPEYRGQGYAQELLRLADTRAKASGAVLMALTTAMPRFYRPIGWGLCGKQTLAKAPSRTLPIGGDAAAEGQPGPWHVRPWRQVELGDLMELYDRNYGQTTGSIVRTEEYWRWIIGRKYAHVIWVACLGEKVHGYAFVKDHKILELAVDPDRPEALPALLGRVRSEALERAYPEVVVHAPLNHPVISTFRQIKGTILDVDELEGNASMYHIPDPERFLRTILPELSKRVAASNASPVELGLTVDDRRYLLHIEPAKSRTSIDPDRLGRRHLTLTGDAFVRLVMGHTDPDSLLAEDPGMQASTATALDSARILFPRQPIWRSPLDAASA, from the coding sequence ATGAAAGAGTCCCCGTCCAGCTCGCGATTGCCCGTCCGTCGCGGCCCCGTGGAATTCTGCCAGGGGAGCGAGGCCGATCACGAGGCCATCTATCAAACCCTGTTGCATGTCTTTCACGGGCCGGACCGCGAGGCGTTCCTCGGCTCGCTCAGCGATCCGTCTTACAAGCCCGAGCAGCGCTTGCTGGCTCGGGTGGATGGGAAGGTGGCGAGTCATGCGCACCTGACCGAGCGGATTGTCCGCTACGGATCGGTCGCGCTGGCCATGAATGGCGTGATGTGGGTCGGCACCTTGCCGGAATACCGGGGGCAGGGCTACGCCCAGGAACTGCTCCGGCTGGCCGATACCCGCGCCAAAGCCTCGGGGGCGGTCTTGATGGCCCTGACGACGGCGATGCCCCGCTTCTACCGGCCGATCGGCTGGGGACTGTGCGGTAAGCAGACCCTGGCCAAGGCCCCCAGCCGGACCTTGCCGATCGGCGGGGACGCCGCGGCCGAAGGCCAGCCTGGTCCGTGGCACGTCCGGCCCTGGAGGCAGGTCGAGCTGGGGGACCTGATGGAGCTTTACGACCGCAACTACGGCCAGACGACGGGCTCGATCGTCCGGACCGAGGAATACTGGCGCTGGATCATCGGCCGAAAGTACGCCCATGTGATCTGGGTGGCCTGCCTCGGCGAGAAGGTTCACGGCTACGCCTTTGTAAAGGATCACAAGATTCTGGAGCTGGCCGTCGATCCCGATCGGCCGGAGGCGCTTCCGGCCTTGCTTGGGCGGGTTCGATCGGAGGCCCTGGAACGGGCCTATCCGGAGGTGGTGGTGCATGCGCCGCTGAACCATCCGGTCATCAGCACCTTCCGCCAGATCAAGGGGACGATCCTTGATGTGGACGAGCTGGAAGGGAACGCCTCGATGTACCACATTCCCGATCCCGAGCGCTTTCTGAGGACGATCTTGCCCGAACTGTCGAAGCGGGTGGCCGCCTCGAACGCCTCGCCGGTCGAGCTGGGCCTGACGGTCGACGACCGCCGCTACCTGCTGCACATTGAGCCGGCCAAATCGCGCACCTCAATCGATCCCGACCGCCTCGGCCGCCGCCACCTGACCCTGACCGGCGACGCCTTCGTGCGGCTGGTCATGGGCCACACCGATCCCGACAGCTTGCTCGCCGAAGACCCCGG